From Salvelinus sp. IW2-2015 linkage group LG18, ASM291031v2, whole genome shotgun sequence, a single genomic window includes:
- the LOC111978024 gene encoding cytochrome c oxidase assembly factor 3 homolog, mitochondrial has translation MSDQKPTVDPEVPFAKRIDPNKEDLTRDEFYFIRQVELAQWKKKSQQLRGRNIATGLGIGAIVMGIYAYTFYSVKQEKIMDELDEEAKMRGAKTGAN, from the exons ATGTCTGACCAGAAACCAACGGTGGATCCTGAAGTCCCCTTTGCCAAGAGAATAGATCCAAACAAGGAGGATCTTACCAGGGACGAGTTCTACTTTATCAGACAAGTGGAGCTCGCGCAATGGAAGAAGAAATCGCAGCAACTGAGGGGCCGTAATATTGCAACAGGACTTGGTATCGGAGCCATTGTAATGGGAATTT ATGCCTACACGTTTTACTCAGTGAAACAGGAGAAGATCATGGATGAGCTGGATGAGGAGGCCAAGATGAGAGGGGCAAAGACAGGTGCCAACTGA